From the genome of Effusibacillus lacus, one region includes:
- a CDS encoding Ger(x)C family spore germination protein codes for MEPTKRKTVLVLFFLSIQALLLSGCWDRTEINDLSIITAIGLDATDDHKLELSVNIFVNNPSGGQRMGEMSSADGGEGGQSVVRSAAGVTMADATSKLQKLIPRKVFWGQAEVIVFGERLAKQGLAEPMEYLTRHPTPREHAYVFVSKGLAKDVLLLQPPIERTVADVLREMAKSQTGLNITMKELAQMMAGKANAAVIPWVEIKPKQERQESFPFITGTAIVKNGKLVGRMNDHTTRGIMWLRNEIKSATVTVSPKDDKGYVSLYMLRSNTKLVPHIEGDNWSITVKIETQDDIVENTTNLNLMEPEHIQELENELRTDIENRVKAALTEAQKKMNADIFNFADAFYRKYPKEWKQVKDRWHEIYPKVEVKLETNPKVIRPGMTGKSLFKPEQR; via the coding sequence ATGGAACCGACAAAACGAAAAACCGTTCTTGTCCTTTTTTTCCTTTCGATCCAGGCACTGCTGCTCTCCGGTTGCTGGGACCGAACAGAAATCAACGATCTGTCTATCATTACAGCGATTGGTTTGGATGCAACGGACGATCATAAACTTGAACTATCCGTAAACATATTTGTTAACAATCCGTCAGGCGGTCAACGGATGGGAGAAATGTCCTCCGCCGATGGCGGGGAGGGCGGACAATCTGTCGTTCGGTCTGCGGCAGGGGTCACCATGGCGGATGCGACATCCAAATTGCAGAAGTTGATACCTCGCAAAGTGTTTTGGGGGCAAGCCGAGGTGATCGTTTTTGGAGAACGGTTGGCCAAACAGGGCTTAGCCGAACCGATGGAATATTTGACACGGCACCCCACCCCGAGGGAACACGCCTACGTATTCGTCAGCAAAGGATTGGCGAAAGATGTGCTTCTACTTCAGCCCCCTATTGAACGAACTGTCGCAGATGTGCTGCGGGAGATGGCCAAGTCCCAAACCGGGCTGAATATCACGATGAAAGAGTTGGCGCAAATGATGGCCGGTAAAGCCAATGCGGCCGTTATCCCTTGGGTGGAAATCAAGCCAAAACAAGAACGTCAAGAATCGTTTCCGTTTATTACCGGAACGGCGATTGTAAAGAACGGTAAATTGGTCGGTCGCATGAACGATCACACAACCAGAGGGATCATGTGGTTGAGAAACGAAATAAAAAGTGCCACCGTGACCGTTTCCCCAAAAGACGATAAAGGATATGTTTCCCTCTATATGCTAAGAAGTAATACGAAATTGGTTCCACATATTGAAGGCGACAACTGGAGCATCACCGTCAAAATTGAAACCCAGGACGATATCGTTGAAAATACAACGAACTTGAATCTCATGGAACCGGAGCATATCCAGGAGTTGGAGAATGAACTGCGAACCGATATTGAAAATCGTGTGAAGGCGGCCCTGACGGAAGCACAGAAAAAAATGAACGCCGACATTTTCAATTTTGCCGATGCTTTTTACCGCAAATATCCAAAAGAGTGGAAGCAAGTAAAAGATCGCTGGCATGAGATCTACCCGAAAGTGGAAGTCAAGCTGGAGACGAATCCCAAAGTTATCAGACCGGGAATGACAGGGAAAAGCCTTTTTAAGCCGGAACAGAGGTGA
- a CDS encoding spore germination protein translates to MGDRKKILKQLPSKNPQNQTLLSGDLNENLKRLQDIYADCSDVIFHDFLIGDQTKAVLIYIDGLTNVEEVDQHVLAPLLQDFALEHTLPNIRKKIAVSSIKPVQTFTDVIEEISNGNPVLLMNRENQGLSIGLSKWEKRSIEEPMAESVLRGPREGFIETLRTNTSLLRRKLRSPNLKIKSINIGTYSRTQIAIAYIEGIADPALVEEMTNRLQRIEIDGVLESAYIEELIEDNPYSPFPQLLSTERPDVASAYLLEGHVVVVVDGTPSVLIAPVTFFSLMQSPADYYERYFVGTAIRWLRYLFFSVSLLGPSLYVAVVTFHQEMIPGPLLQTMAKSRELIPFPALVEALLMETVFEALREAGARLPKQIGSAVSIVGALVIGQAAIAAGIVSAPMVMVVAITGIASFMAPRFTVGIAIRLLRFPMMFLAGFLGFLGLILGVIVILNHLLALRSFGVPYMSPLAPMKGRDMKDVLFRAPRWALNMRPHLSGEWNRYRQAPGQQPGPTKRDEDG, encoded by the coding sequence ATGGGCGACAGGAAGAAAATCTTGAAACAACTGCCAAGCAAGAATCCACAAAACCAAACCCTGCTCTCCGGAGATTTGAATGAAAATCTAAAACGGCTCCAAGACATTTATGCGGATTGTTCCGACGTCATTTTTCATGACTTTTTGATCGGCGATCAAACAAAAGCCGTGCTTATTTACATCGATGGCCTTACCAATGTCGAAGAGGTCGACCAGCATGTTCTGGCGCCGCTTCTGCAGGATTTCGCCTTGGAACACACCCTTCCGAACATTCGTAAAAAAATTGCCGTATCGTCCATAAAACCTGTTCAAACCTTCACGGATGTCATTGAAGAAATATCCAACGGGAATCCCGTCCTGCTTATGAATCGGGAAAATCAAGGATTGTCGATCGGGTTGTCGAAGTGGGAAAAACGCAGTATTGAGGAACCAATGGCCGAATCTGTTTTACGAGGTCCAAGGGAAGGATTCATCGAAACGCTGCGAACCAACACTTCTTTGCTGCGGCGGAAATTAAGAAGTCCGAACCTGAAAATCAAATCCATAAACATCGGGACCTATTCCAGAACTCAGATCGCCATAGCCTACATCGAGGGAATTGCGGATCCCGCTTTAGTGGAAGAAATGACAAATCGGTTACAGCGGATTGAGATCGACGGTGTCTTGGAAAGCGCCTACATCGAGGAATTGATTGAAGACAATCCATATTCCCCTTTCCCTCAACTTCTGTCGACGGAACGTCCGGATGTTGCAAGCGCATATTTGCTGGAAGGGCATGTCGTGGTGGTAGTCGACGGAACCCCCAGTGTGCTGATAGCTCCGGTGACGTTTTTTTCTTTGATGCAATCACCGGCAGATTACTACGAACGATACTTCGTCGGCACCGCAATCCGTTGGCTGCGTTACCTGTTTTTTTCCGTTTCTTTGCTGGGGCCGTCACTTTATGTCGCCGTGGTTACGTTTCATCAGGAAATGATTCCGGGCCCCCTTTTGCAAACAATGGCGAAGTCACGAGAACTGATTCCATTTCCTGCGCTTGTGGAGGCCTTACTGATGGAAACCGTGTTTGAAGCGCTGCGCGAGGCCGGAGCCAGACTTCCCAAGCAAATAGGGTCAGCCGTAAGTATTGTTGGAGCGCTTGTGATTGGGCAAGCGGCGATTGCAGCCGGTATCGTATCCGCGCCGATGGTCATGGTGGTGGCCATTACGGGAATCGCTTCGTTTATGGCTCCCCGGTTCACCGTTGGAATTGCCATAAGGCTCCTTCGATTTCCAATGATGTTCCTTGCGGGCTTCCTGGGGTTTCTTGGGTTGATATTGGGTGTGATTGTGATTTTGAATCATCTTCTCGCTCTTCGTTCTTTTGGGGTCCCCTACATGTCGCCATTGGCCCCTATGAAAGGGCGCGACATGAAAGACGTGCTTTTCCGGGCGCCAAGATGGGCATTGAACATGCGTCCTCATTTGTCCGGAGAATGGAACCGATATCGGCAGGCCCCCGGGCAACAACCAGGTCCAACAAAAAGGGATGAAGATGGATAA
- a CDS encoding magnesium transporter CorA family protein, whose translation MLLFDTESNEIRNIEPNGPIGDKEVAWIHFEGHQVEQTYEFIKNYLRPHKLAFINLFRNNYQPKFHQYKDHAFMTLFGITGLFDLKEINILIGENFVLTSVQEPMPLFKDIKEGFLGKPQNMAHSGHVLYHILDELAENHLHQADKISGEIQSIAKQVFDNPFSNDIGHKIFEWRSRLHIVRKCVEEEVELVRQISRSDLPFINEESGFYFQDLEDDFTRVLNAFEAFQDQMLGIIDLQTSLKADHMNSIMKTLTMVSVIFIPITFLAGIYGMNFEEMPELKWKYGYPALWLVLLTIASVTIGYFRKRRWW comes from the coding sequence ATGCTGCTGTTTGATACTGAAAGCAATGAAATCCGTAACATCGAACCAAACGGGCCAATCGGTGACAAGGAAGTGGCCTGGATCCATTTTGAAGGCCATCAGGTAGAGCAGACTTATGAGTTTATAAAGAACTATCTCCGTCCCCACAAACTTGCATTTATAAATCTGTTCAGGAACAATTACCAACCCAAGTTTCACCAGTATAAAGACCATGCCTTTATGACCCTCTTCGGGATCACCGGATTGTTTGATCTTAAGGAAATCAACATTCTCATCGGGGAAAATTTCGTTCTGACATCTGTTCAAGAGCCGATGCCATTATTCAAGGACATAAAGGAAGGTTTTCTGGGCAAACCGCAGAACATGGCCCACTCCGGCCATGTCTTGTATCATATATTGGATGAACTGGCTGAGAATCACCTCCACCAGGCAGATAAGATTTCTGGGGAGATCCAGTCGATTGCCAAGCAAGTGTTCGACAACCCTTTTTCAAACGATATTGGTCACAAAATCTTTGAGTGGAGGAGCCGACTTCATATCGTTCGCAAGTGTGTCGAGGAAGAAGTGGAACTCGTTCGTCAGATAAGCCGTTCAGATCTGCCCTTCATTAATGAGGAGTCAGGCTTTTACTTTCAAGATCTGGAAGACGATTTTACAAGGGTATTGAATGCGTTTGAGGCGTTTCAGGACCAAATGCTTGGAATCATTGATTTGCAAACTTCGCTTAAAGCGGATCATATGAACTCAATCATGAAGACTTTGACCATGGTGAGTGTCATATTTATTCCGATTACGTTCCTAGCCGGAATTTATGGCATGAACTTCGAAGAGATGCCGGAACTGAAGTGGAAGTATGGGTATCCAGCCCTATGGCTTGTGTTGTTGACAATTGCTTCCGTGACCATCGGATACTTTAGAAAAAGACGATGGTGGTGA
- a CDS encoding HU family DNA-binding protein: protein MNKNDLITAVAEKASLKKVEAEKAVNAILESIGEALKSGEKVQLIGFGTFETRERAERTGRNPQTGKEIKIPASKVPAFKPGNGLKDLVK, encoded by the coding sequence TTGAACAAGAATGATTTGATTACCGCAGTGGCAGAGAAAGCATCTTTGAAGAAAGTGGAGGCTGAGAAAGCGGTCAATGCGATCCTTGAATCCATTGGGGAAGCATTGAAAAGCGGAGAAAAAGTTCAATTGATCGGTTTCGGAACTTTCGAGACCCGTGAGCGCGCAGAGCGTACCGGTCGCAATCCGCAAACCGGCAAGGAGATCAAGATTCCGGCTTCCAAAGTTCCCGCATTCAAACCGGGCAATGGCTTGAAGGATCTTGTAAAATAA
- a CDS encoding long-chain-fatty-acid--CoA ligase — translation MTGTPWANHYPGEVPLSLDYPKQSLGHFLEQSASLYPNQTAVSFLGKTLSYRQLLEQSYRFGNALKSLGVKKGDRIGIILPNSPQSIIAYYGALLIGAVVVQFNPMYMEREIHHQAADSGPQILVCLDLIYPKVINAIKGTPVEKIIVTSIKDYLPFPKNLLYPLKARKEGQYVEVSYSSNVLPFKNLIKSSSATPVKEDIDFSEDLALLQYTGGTTGLSKGVMLTHENLVSNTYQAMKWCWKCQPGKETMLSVLPFFHVYGMTVGMNLAIMLGAKMILLPRFQPADVLQTIEKERPTMFPGAPTMYIALLNHPDLKKYDLSSIEACISGSAPLPVEVQERFEEITGGRLVEGYGLTEASPVTHCNPIWGGRKNGSIGLPWPDTICKIVDPETLQEVERGKPGELIVKGPQVMKGYWNRPSETAEVLKDGWLLTGDIATVDEEGYFYIVDRKKNMIIAGGFNIYPREVEEVLFEHPAILEAAVIGVPDPYRGETVKAFIVLKEGHSVSESELNSFCRERLSAYKVPRLYEFRKELPKTMVGKVLKRALQEEESKGMSSQAESTNAS, via the coding sequence ATGACAGGTACACCATGGGCAAACCACTATCCCGGCGAAGTTCCTTTATCTCTTGATTATCCCAAACAATCGCTTGGCCATTTTTTAGAGCAATCCGCTTCTTTATACCCAAATCAAACAGCTGTCTCGTTTCTTGGGAAAACGCTTTCATACAGACAACTTCTTGAACAATCTTACCGTTTCGGCAATGCTTTAAAGTCCTTGGGCGTTAAGAAAGGAGACCGTATAGGAATTATCCTGCCCAATTCTCCGCAGAGTATAATTGCCTACTACGGAGCTTTGCTGATAGGTGCAGTTGTGGTGCAGTTTAATCCCATGTATATGGAAAGAGAGATTCATCATCAAGCAGCTGACTCCGGTCCTCAAATCCTTGTGTGCCTGGATTTGATCTACCCGAAAGTGATCAACGCTATCAAAGGAACGCCGGTAGAGAAAATAATCGTAACCAGCATCAAAGATTACTTGCCCTTTCCGAAGAATCTGTTGTACCCTCTCAAGGCCCGAAAAGAAGGACAATATGTGGAAGTTTCCTATAGCAGCAACGTCCTGCCATTTAAAAACCTGATTAAAAGTTCTTCTGCGACCCCTGTTAAAGAGGACATCGATTTCTCGGAAGATCTCGCCCTCCTTCAGTACACGGGCGGAACAACCGGATTGTCAAAAGGAGTTATGCTGACGCACGAAAATCTTGTTTCAAACACGTACCAGGCAATGAAGTGGTGTTGGAAGTGCCAACCCGGAAAGGAAACCATGCTAAGTGTGCTTCCTTTCTTCCATGTTTACGGCATGACGGTAGGCATGAACCTGGCCATTATGTTGGGAGCCAAGATGATTCTGCTCCCGAGATTCCAACCTGCTGATGTGCTGCAAACCATTGAAAAAGAACGACCGACCATGTTCCCGGGTGCACCGACCATGTACATTGCATTGCTCAATCACCCGGACCTCAAGAAATACGACCTGTCTTCCATTGAAGCTTGCATCAGCGGGTCCGCCCCCCTCCCTGTCGAGGTTCAGGAGCGATTTGAAGAGATAACTGGCGGCAGACTGGTTGAAGGGTATGGTTTAACAGAAGCTTCACCCGTTACCCATTGCAACCCGATTTGGGGAGGCCGCAAAAACGGTTCCATCGGTTTGCCTTGGCCGGATACAATTTGCAAAATTGTAGATCCTGAAACATTACAAGAAGTTGAACGGGGAAAACCGGGAGAATTGATTGTAAAAGGTCCCCAGGTGATGAAGGGATATTGGAACCGTCCTTCCGAAACGGCCGAAGTGTTAAAAGACGGCTGGTTATTGACCGGCGACATCGCCACTGTCGATGAGGAAGGCTACTTCTACATCGTTGACCGCAAGAAGAATATGATTATCGCAGGCGGGTTTAACATCTATCCGCGCGAAGTGGAAGAAGTGTTGTTCGAACATCCTGCCATTCTCGAGGCGGCCGTTATCGGTGTACCTGATCCTTACCGTGGTGAAACGGTGAAGGCTTTTATCGTTCTGAAGGAAGGGCACAGCGTTTCCGAATCGGAGTTGAATTCTTTCTGCCGGGAGAGGCTGTCCGCTTACAAAGTTCCCCGCTTGTACGAGTTCCGCAAAGAACTGCCCAAAACGATGGTCGGTAAAGTTCTTAAAAGGGCCCTGCAGGAAGAAGAATCCAAAGGGATGTCCTCGCAAGCTGAATCTACAAACGCATCCTAG
- a CDS encoding EcsC family protein, with product MTYEQKVLTELAQWEAEMTEEPWLLEKLSRKVQRRVDKWIPEKIHQTFAKAMETAVKSVMAGIEMLPFSESKLRQYQNLSLVEKDFYFKDLLSRYKKIAAAEGIGTGAGGILLAAVDYPALLTIKLKFLSETAQIYGYDIRVFAERLFLLKVFQLAFSGDLSRQRVFQQIRDWDGEKQLFLADIGVEGAVSWREFYTEYRESIEFKKLLSFIPLVGAAVNGWANFSLLDELGITASNSYRMRILKQKTG from the coding sequence ATGACCTACGAGCAAAAAGTTCTCACCGAACTGGCCCAGTGGGAAGCCGAAATGACGGAGGAACCCTGGCTGTTGGAAAAGCTGTCTAGGAAGGTACAGCGGCGGGTAGACAAATGGATTCCCGAGAAAATCCACCAAACTTTCGCAAAAGCGATGGAAACCGCAGTGAAAAGTGTTATGGCTGGAATTGAGATGCTTCCGTTCTCGGAAAGCAAGCTTCGGCAGTATCAGAATCTTTCTCTTGTGGAAAAGGATTTTTACTTTAAAGATTTGTTGTCCCGGTACAAAAAAATTGCGGCGGCAGAGGGGATCGGTACCGGTGCTGGCGGTATCCTTCTGGCGGCCGTAGACTACCCGGCCTTGTTGACGATTAAACTGAAGTTTCTTTCGGAAACGGCACAGATTTATGGGTACGATATTCGGGTATTTGCCGAGAGGTTGTTTTTGCTGAAAGTTTTTCAACTGGCTTTTTCAGGTGACCTCAGCAGACAACGAGTGTTTCAGCAGATTCGGGACTGGGACGGGGAGAAGCAGCTTTTCCTTGCAGACATTGGCGTGGAAGGTGCGGTTAGCTGGAGAGAATTCTATACGGAGTACAGAGAAAGCATCGAATTCAAAAAGTTGCTTTCCTTTATTCCTTTGGTAGGAGCCGCTGTCAACGGTTGGGCCAACTTCTCCCTGCTTGATGAGCTCGGAATTACTGCGAGCAACTCCTATCGAATGAGAATCCTAAAGCAAAAGACCGGTTAG
- a CDS encoding MogA/MoaB family molybdenum cofactor biosynthesis protein: MSTEEHRKEAPKTVSCMVITVSDTRTEETDKSGQLMIQLLKENGYQVVDYRIVKDDYESIRNLIAEGAANPEVEAILLNGGTGITDRDTTYEAVDSMLEKKMPGFGEIFRYLSFTEDIGPAAILSRAIAGVCKGTAVFSTPGSTGAVKLAMTRIIVPELAHVMREIYKDKIK; encoded by the coding sequence ATGTCAACAGAAGAACATCGTAAAGAAGCGCCAAAGACAGTATCCTGCATGGTCATCACAGTTAGTGACACACGTACCGAAGAAACTGACAAAAGCGGGCAACTGATGATCCAACTGCTGAAAGAGAACGGCTACCAAGTTGTCGATTACCGAATAGTAAAGGATGATTATGAATCCATTCGCAACCTGATCGCGGAAGGAGCGGCCAACCCGGAAGTTGAAGCAATCCTTCTTAACGGGGGTACTGGAATTACTGACCGTGACACCACTTATGAAGCGGTCGATTCGATGTTGGAGAAGAAAATGCCAGGGTTTGGCGAGATTTTCCGTTATCTTAGTTTTACGGAAGATATCGGACCGGCAGCCATACTCAGCCGGGCAATTGCCGGGGTGTGCAAAGGAACAGCCGTCTTTTCGACCCCTGGTTCCACGGGAGCGGTCAAGCTGGCCATGACTCGCATCATTGTCCCGGAGCTTGCCCATGTCATGCGGGAAATCTACAAAGACAAGATAAAATGA
- a CDS encoding DUF2334 domain-containing protein, with product MIRVLLLLLAVVFLSSSFYVSRQVFSYFQPVSADGTFVLLRLEDVGPGGSYGTLEGLGKLRAVLEYLQQENVPYHVTVVSRWISISEQGEWVEAGIDTPTPLTESFVQLLRRVQSNGAILGMHGYTHQYGHVPRADNHHKSGFANEFNVPGEPFSETPEYAQERIEKSLQAFKQNGLKPAFWESPHYNSSVFQQQVFRSYMGIIYEPHKRHLRSLRDIVYVEEENEWKAASSGAVYIPAPLRYIDTPELVDQILTKLNGYDGLASLYYHPYLEFPYLEPVVNDGQAVSEDGLPVFRYKSDTKSPLHKLVEGVRSLKHYRFGTIHDVVPFSPAHRIHMSPNTGKKDLLSGDVNGDCLDDWISVDQNSQTVSVTLSNLDWPRNHKTLAPEIWLQHGFLKNTGTTLAIDVDQDKRADILQIGIDGVQIFRSEGDRFQSNPQTVIFPDAVRDMLSGKHPNSVFWRVGKQKSGKPVLLLWDQENHKGLTFELEKNHLIEKATFPIPPIPPDEQNQVFLGDVTGDGLTDIIIHNDTSNQTWVMQGENDSYGKAEVWYETQHGNLVAIADFNGDGLSDLLFHDQAKALWQTVHSTGSQFAKMPASFGPWGRVEAGIPMVGDWDGNGKADIGMYHPFKGILDVSLSFQD from the coding sequence AGACTGGAAGACGTGGGACCTGGCGGATCCTATGGAACCTTGGAGGGGTTGGGAAAGCTGCGGGCCGTCCTTGAATATCTGCAACAAGAAAACGTTCCTTACCATGTTACTGTTGTGTCGAGGTGGATCAGTATTTCCGAGCAGGGTGAATGGGTGGAGGCAGGTATTGATACCCCAACTCCTCTGACAGAATCCTTTGTTCAGCTTCTGCGCCGGGTTCAGTCCAACGGAGCCATACTGGGAATGCACGGTTATACCCATCAATATGGGCATGTCCCGAGGGCGGACAATCATCACAAATCGGGATTTGCAAACGAATTCAATGTGCCAGGGGAACCCTTTTCCGAAACTCCGGAATATGCACAAGAGAGGATCGAAAAAAGCCTTCAGGCTTTCAAACAAAATGGTTTGAAACCGGCCTTCTGGGAATCCCCTCATTATAATTCTAGTGTTTTCCAGCAACAGGTGTTTCGTTCTTATATGGGAATTATTTATGAACCGCATAAACGCCATTTGCGATCTTTGCGGGATATTGTCTATGTGGAAGAGGAGAACGAGTGGAAAGCAGCCAGCAGTGGAGCCGTTTATATTCCGGCACCACTTCGGTATATAGACACACCGGAGCTCGTAGATCAGATTCTGACGAAGCTAAACGGATATGATGGTCTTGCAAGCTTGTATTACCATCCTTATTTGGAATTTCCTTACCTGGAACCGGTTGTCAATGACGGACAGGCGGTTTCGGAGGACGGTTTACCCGTTTTTCGATACAAATCCGATACGAAGTCTCCACTGCATAAACTGGTTGAAGGTGTGAGGAGTTTAAAGCACTATCGGTTCGGAACGATTCACGACGTGGTTCCTTTCTCACCTGCACACCGAATCCATATGTCCCCCAATACGGGGAAAAAAGATTTGTTGTCAGGTGATGTAAACGGGGACTGCTTGGACGATTGGATCTCAGTAGATCAAAACAGTCAGACTGTCAGCGTAACATTATCGAATCTTGACTGGCCGCGAAATCACAAGACCTTAGCACCGGAAATTTGGCTGCAGCATGGATTCTTGAAGAACACTGGCACAACGCTCGCAATTGATGTGGACCAGGATAAACGAGCGGATATTTTGCAAATAGGAATTGATGGGGTTCAAATCTTTCGATCAGAGGGAGACCGTTTTCAAAGCAATCCACAAACGGTCATATTTCCGGATGCAGTGAGGGATATGCTCAGCGGCAAACACCCCAATTCGGTCTTCTGGAGAGTCGGCAAACAGAAATCGGGAAAGCCTGTTTTACTCCTATGGGATCAGGAGAATCACAAAGGTCTGACCTTTGAATTGGAGAAGAATCATTTGATCGAAAAAGCAACATTCCCGATTCCGCCAATTCCTCCTGATGAGCAAAACCAGGTGTTTCTTGGTGACGTTACGGGGGATGGCCTAACAGATATAATCATCCATAATGACACCAGCAACCAGACATGGGTCATGCAAGGAGAAAATGACAGCTACGGAAAAGCGGAAGTCTGGTACGAGACCCAACACGGCAACCTGGTGGCAATAGCCGATTTTAACGGCGATGGATTAAGCGACTTGTTGTTTCATGATCAAGCCAAAGCATTATGGCAAACCGTGCATTCCACGGGTTCTCAATTTGCAAAGATGCCAGCGTCATTTGGCCCATGGGGCCGCGTGGAGGCCGGGATTCCGATGGTAGGGGATTGGGACGGGAACGGCAAAGCAGATATTGGCATGTACCACCCCTTCAAGGGAATTCTGGATGTATCCTTGTCTTTTCAGGATTGA